One stretch of Methylopila sp. 73B DNA includes these proteins:
- the rimP gene encoding ribosome maturation factor RimP, with the protein MADAIATEIDSPLDEPRLVTESGVDARVASIVGPTLMDLGFRLVRVKSSGRNGYTLQIMVERPDGTFTVDDCEVASKAVSPVLDVEDPIEKAYHLELSSPGIDRPLVRVSDFARWAGHLAKVEMEIPVDGRKRFKGFLEGVAGDKAILRRDDAAKDEVARVELPIADVGEARLILTDELIREALRRAKAAGRAPEEADEDVPMTDDGAPSPAANDEDTDAAAPSGARPARRWSGNAKGNGAKPAPKGRR; encoded by the coding sequence ATGGCCGACGCCATCGCGACCGAGATCGACAGCCCCCTCGACGAACCCCGCCTCGTGACCGAGAGCGGCGTCGATGCGCGCGTGGCGTCGATCGTGGGTCCCACGCTAATGGATCTCGGGTTCCGCCTCGTGCGGGTAAAGTCCTCCGGACGAAACGGCTACACGCTCCAGATCATGGTGGAGCGGCCGGACGGCACCTTCACGGTCGACGACTGCGAGGTCGCGTCCAAGGCGGTTTCGCCTGTGCTCGACGTCGAGGACCCGATCGAGAAGGCCTATCACCTCGAGCTGTCGTCGCCCGGCATCGATCGGCCGCTGGTGCGGGTCTCCGACTTCGCCCGTTGGGCCGGACATCTCGCCAAGGTCGAGATGGAAATCCCGGTCGACGGCCGTAAGCGCTTCAAGGGCTTTCTCGAAGGCGTCGCCGGCGACAAGGCGATCCTGCGCCGCGACGACGCGGCCAAGGACGAGGTCGCCCGGGTCGAACTGCCGATCGCCGACGTCGGCGAGGCGCGGCTGATCCTGACGGACGAGTTGATCCGCGAGGCGCTGCGGCGCGCCAAGGCCGCAGGCCGCGCGCCCGAAGAAGCCGACGAGGACGTGCCGATGACGGACGACGGCGCACCGTCTCCGGCTGCGAACGATGAAGACACTGACGCCGCTGCGCCGTCCGGCGCGCGGCCGGCCCGCCGGTGGAGCGGGAATGCGAAGGGGAACGGCGCAAAGCCGGCCCCTAAGGGACGGAGGTGA
- a CDS encoding pyridoxamine 5'-phosphate oxidase family protein, producing the protein MGSLYSAEHLALQDEFGSTKLAGFLDEHHVTDALSDKDAAFVAARDYFFLSTVDPEGMPTVSYKGGPVGAVKVLGPNALAFPGFDGNGMFYSMGNVAGQAKVGLLFIDFETPHRLRVQGTARVEREDPLIGAWPEAKYVVRVDVTKAWVNCPRYIHKHVRVETSKYVPEAGKTTPLAAWKRLDIVQDALPQEERARAESEGLLDLPSYEAKLVTGDA; encoded by the coding sequence ATGGGTTCGCTGTATTCGGCCGAGCATCTGGCGTTGCAGGACGAGTTCGGCTCGACGAAGCTCGCGGGCTTCCTGGACGAGCATCACGTGACCGACGCCCTGAGCGACAAGGACGCGGCCTTCGTGGCCGCGCGGGACTATTTCTTCCTCTCGACCGTCGATCCAGAGGGCATGCCGACCGTCTCATACAAAGGCGGGCCGGTGGGCGCGGTGAAGGTGCTGGGGCCGAACGCCCTCGCCTTCCCCGGCTTCGACGGCAACGGGATGTTCTATTCGATGGGCAACGTCGCGGGGCAGGCCAAGGTCGGGCTGCTGTTCATCGATTTCGAGACGCCGCACCGGCTGCGCGTTCAAGGAACGGCGCGGGTGGAGCGCGAGGATCCGCTCATCGGCGCGTGGCCGGAGGCGAAGTACGTGGTCCGGGTCGACGTGACCAAGGCCTGGGTCAACTGCCCGCGCTACATCCACAAGCACGTGCGGGTCGAGACCTCGAAGTACGTGCCGGAAGCCGGCAAGACCACGCCGCTCGCCGCCTGGAAGCGGCTCGACATCGTGCAGGACGCGCTTCCCCAGGAGGAGCGCGCGCGGGCGGAGAGCGAAGGCCTGCTCGACTTGCCTTCCTACGAAGCGAAGCTCGTGACCGGCGACGCCTGA
- a CDS encoding heme-binding protein has protein sequence MHVTLENAEAAIAKAIEKAREIDTFMCVAVVDSGADLKAFHRMDDAWVGSIDIAIKKAKTAVFFGMPTGEIGKLSQPGAPLFGIEHSNGGLITFPGGLPIVDENGVMIGAIGVSGSSVDNDHAVATAGVEALGSSELPAHPWRT, from the coding sequence ATGCACGTCACGCTAGAGAACGCCGAAGCCGCCATCGCGAAGGCGATCGAGAAGGCCCGCGAGATCGACACCTTCATGTGCGTCGCGGTGGTGGATTCCGGCGCCGACCTGAAGGCCTTTCACCGCATGGACGACGCCTGGGTCGGCAGCATCGACATCGCGATCAAGAAGGCGAAGACCGCGGTGTTCTTCGGCATGCCCACCGGCGAGATCGGCAAGCTGTCGCAGCCCGGCGCGCCGCTGTTCGGGATTGAGCATTCCAACGGCGGGCTGATCACCTTTCCCGGCGGCCTGCCGATCGTGGACGAGAACGGCGTCATGATCGGCGCGATCGGGGTCAGCGGCAGCTCGGTCGACAACGACCACGCGGTGGCGACCGCAGGCGTCGAGGCGCTCGGCTCGTCGGAGCTCCCCGCGCACCCTTGGAGGACCTGA
- a CDS encoding dihydrofolate reductase yields the protein MPDVRSICAIGLRGQMGLHGVLPWEGDRRAPFVDDVARFFDITRGHVLVAGRKTIEAIPEFARGDRTLFITDRTMEPRDVLARFPDRIVYVGGGPVAWGAYAPYIRHWDINRLPYDGDADRWFDPAWLLAGGQALEF from the coding sequence ATGCCCGACGTCCGCTCGATCTGCGCTATCGGCCTCCGCGGCCAGATGGGTCTTCACGGCGTGCTTCCCTGGGAGGGCGACCGTCGCGCACCCTTCGTCGACGACGTCGCGCGCTTCTTCGACATCACCCGCGGCCACGTGCTGGTCGCGGGCCGCAAGACGATCGAGGCGATCCCGGAGTTCGCCCGCGGCGACCGCACGCTGTTCATCACCGACCGCACGATGGAGCCGCGCGACGTGCTCGCCCGCTTCCCCGACCGGATCGTGTACGTCGGCGGCGGCCCGGTCGCCTGGGGCGCCTATGCGCCGTACATCCGCCATTGGGACATCAACCGTCTCCCTTACGACGGGGATGCCGACCGCTGGTTCGACCCGGCCTGGCTGCTGGCGGGCGGGCAGGCGCTGGAGTTCTGA
- a CDS encoding FUSC family protein: protein MRLTFADRHAADLKFAAKVAVASASAFVAATLLSLPQGYWSVISALIVVQTSVGGTVAAAQERAVGTVVGAIVGGAAGFLHPQSLVTTSVVLTATVALLSFAAAGRPMLRLAPITAAILLVATANQSGALVVAAERVAEVLLGCAIGVATTLIVFPAHVDRDLAREARSVAKDIAALLRGAPTRRRGPEGAHVLLGAQDAIRRKLAALEKTVADARRAPGARSGAEGRAALARTLWRVRNDAVAVERALNAAPDATRRLVGPLADAVILAAADMLDSVASGRDVTAERDEADARLAALDDAVAHLRDGETVRLIDVAAAVPTMGLVFALRNLVGNLADLSDRLGEAKERLVVE from the coding sequence ATGCGCCTCACCTTCGCCGACCGGCACGCCGCCGACCTCAAGTTCGCTGCGAAGGTCGCCGTGGCCTCGGCGTCGGCGTTCGTCGCAGCCACGCTGCTGTCGCTGCCCCAAGGTTACTGGAGCGTGATTTCGGCGCTCATCGTGGTCCAGACCAGCGTCGGCGGCACCGTCGCCGCGGCGCAGGAGCGAGCGGTCGGGACGGTCGTCGGCGCGATCGTCGGCGGAGCCGCTGGCTTCCTCCATCCGCAGTCGCTGGTCACGACCTCGGTCGTGCTGACGGCGACGGTCGCGCTGCTGTCGTTTGCGGCGGCGGGGCGTCCCATGTTGCGGCTTGCGCCGATCACGGCGGCGATCCTGCTGGTGGCGACCGCGAACCAGTCCGGCGCCCTGGTGGTCGCGGCGGAGCGCGTCGCGGAGGTGCTGCTCGGCTGCGCGATCGGCGTGGCCACGACGTTGATCGTGTTCCCCGCGCATGTGGACCGGGATCTCGCCCGCGAGGCGCGCAGCGTGGCGAAGGACATCGCCGCCTTGCTCAGGGGTGCTCCGACCCGCCGTCGCGGACCGGAGGGCGCGCACGTGCTCTTGGGGGCGCAGGACGCGATCCGCCGCAAGCTTGCGGCGCTGGAGAAGACGGTGGCCGACGCCCGCCGCGCGCCCGGCGCCCGGTCGGGCGCGGAGGGACGGGCGGCGCTCGCCCGGACGCTCTGGCGGGTGCGCAACGATGCGGTGGCGGTCGAGCGCGCCTTGAACGCGGCGCCCGACGCGACACGACGGCTGGTCGGGCCGCTGGCCGACGCGGTCATTCTGGCGGCCGCCGACATGCTCGACAGCGTCGCCTCCGGCCGGGACGTGACCGCCGAGCGCGACGAGGCCGACGCCCGGCTCGCCGCGCTCGACGACGCCGTGGCGCATCTTCGCGACGGCGAGACCGTCCGGCTGATCGACGTGGCGGCCGCCGTGCCCACCATGGGGCTCGTTTTCGCGCTCAGGAACCTGGTGGGCAACCTGGCCGATCTGTCCGACCGGCTGGGCGAGGCGAAGGAGCGGTTGGTGGTGGAGTGA